A window of Raineyella sp. W15-4 contains these coding sequences:
- the argF gene encoding ornithine carbamoyltransferase: MTLRHFLADDDLTAEEQAGVLDLAAALKADPTASRPFEGRTVAVIFDKSSTRTRVSFEVGITELGGHPMIIDGASSQMGRGESIADTARIIGRHVAAIVWRTAGQERIEEMAAYAGVPVVNALTDQYHPCQILADLQTIREHKGDTRGLTFSYVGDAANNMGNSYALGMALAGMHVRLAGPEGYLPDPEVVARAERIAATTGGSITVTTDARAAAEGSDVMVTDTWVSMGMSGEGRETVFRPYQINRELMALADKDAIVLHCLPAYRGKEITAEVLDGPQSVIWDEAENRRHAQKAVLDLLAAAAGLPGAVSTAGSPDPASAGSAAPAGRAGRH; the protein is encoded by the coding sequence ATGACCCTGCGCCACTTCCTCGCCGACGACGACCTGACCGCTGAGGAGCAGGCGGGTGTCCTCGACCTCGCCGCCGCCCTCAAGGCCGACCCGACCGCCAGCCGCCCCTTCGAGGGACGTACGGTCGCGGTGATCTTCGACAAGTCCTCCACCCGCACCCGGGTCTCCTTCGAGGTCGGCATCACCGAGCTCGGCGGTCACCCGATGATCATCGACGGCGCGTCGTCCCAGATGGGCCGCGGCGAGTCGATCGCCGACACCGCCCGGATCATCGGCCGCCACGTCGCCGCGATCGTGTGGCGCACGGCCGGCCAGGAACGGATCGAGGAGATGGCGGCGTACGCCGGTGTCCCGGTCGTCAACGCGCTCACCGACCAGTACCACCCGTGCCAGATCCTCGCCGACCTGCAGACGATCCGGGAACACAAGGGCGACACCCGCGGCCTCACCTTCAGCTACGTCGGCGACGCGGCGAACAACATGGGCAACTCGTACGCCCTCGGGATGGCGCTGGCGGGGATGCACGTCCGGCTCGCCGGGCCGGAGGGCTACCTGCCCGACCCGGAGGTCGTCGCCCGTGCCGAGCGGATCGCCGCCACCACCGGCGGCAGCATCACCGTCACCACCGATGCCCGCGCCGCGGCGGAGGGCAGCGACGTGATGGTCACCGACACCTGGGTGTCGATGGGGATGTCCGGCGAGGGCCGGGAGACGGTGTTCCGGCCCTACCAGATCAACCGGGAGCTGATGGCGCTGGCCGACAAGGACGCGATCGTCCTGCACTGTCTGCCGGCCTATCGCGGCAAGGAGATCACCGCCGAGGTGCTCGACGGGCCGCAGTCGGTGATCTGGGACGAGGCGGAGAACCGCCGCCATGCGCAGAAGGCCGTGCTCGACCTGCTCGCCGCAGCCGCCGGCCTGCCGGGCGCCGTGTCGACCGCCGGATCGCCGGACCCCGCGTCGGCAGGGTCCGCGGCGCCGGCCGGGCGGGCCGGCCGGCACTGA
- a CDS encoding acetylornithine transaminase, giving the protein MTEPIEMTTTTGTAVTTGTAATTGQAEWLDRYDTAYMHNFGAPARVLVRGEGCRVWDADGREYLDLLAGIAVNSLGHAHPDIVAAVSDQIATVAHISNLFTSPWQVELAERLDTMVTGNAPGTPARVFLCNSGSEANDTGFKLTRRTGRTKIVAMEGSFHGRTLGAVSLTSKAAYRAPFEPLPGGVVFVPYGDEAALAEAVDDETAAVVLETIQGESGIIAAPDDFLRAARRITDRHSALLWVDEVQTGIARTGEWLSYLPSGITPDVVTLAKGLGAGIPIGACIATGPAADLLGPGSHGSTFGGNPLASRAGLTVLDVIERDGLLAHVRAMGDHLAAGVLALGHPDIVEVTGAGLLRGIVLARDIAPAVTDRALAAGFLINAPRANRLRIAPPLIITPAEIDAFVAVLPTLLEGC; this is encoded by the coding sequence CATGCACAACTTCGGCGCGCCGGCGCGGGTACTGGTCCGGGGGGAGGGCTGCCGGGTGTGGGACGCCGACGGCCGCGAGTACCTCGACCTGCTGGCCGGGATCGCGGTCAACTCGCTCGGCCACGCCCACCCCGACATCGTCGCGGCGGTCAGCGACCAGATCGCCACCGTCGCCCACATCTCGAACCTCTTCACCAGCCCCTGGCAGGTCGAGCTGGCTGAGCGTCTCGACACCATGGTCACCGGGAACGCCCCCGGCACGCCGGCCCGGGTGTTCCTGTGCAACTCCGGCTCGGAGGCCAACGACACCGGTTTCAAGCTCACCCGGCGTACCGGCCGGACGAAGATTGTCGCGATGGAGGGCTCCTTCCACGGACGGACCCTCGGGGCGGTCAGCCTGACCTCGAAGGCCGCCTACCGCGCGCCGTTCGAGCCGCTGCCGGGTGGCGTCGTCTTCGTGCCGTACGGCGACGAGGCCGCGCTGGCCGAGGCCGTCGACGACGAGACCGCGGCAGTCGTGCTGGAGACCATCCAGGGCGAGAGCGGCATCATCGCCGCCCCCGACGACTTCCTCCGCGCCGCCCGCCGGATCACCGACCGGCACAGTGCCCTGCTGTGGGTCGACGAGGTGCAGACCGGCATCGCCCGCACCGGCGAGTGGCTGTCCTACCTGCCCTCCGGGATCACCCCCGACGTGGTCACCCTCGCCAAGGGCCTGGGGGCCGGCATCCCGATCGGTGCCTGCATCGCCACCGGCCCGGCCGCCGACCTGCTCGGCCCCGGCTCGCACGGCTCGACCTTCGGCGGCAACCCGCTCGCCTCGCGCGCCGGCCTGACCGTCCTCGACGTGATCGAGCGTGACGGGCTGCTGGCGCATGTGCGGGCGATGGGCGACCACCTCGCTGCGGGCGTGCTGGCCCTCGGCCATCCCGACATCGTCGAGGTGACCGGTGCCGGCCTGCTGCGTGGCATCGTCCTGGCCCGCGACATCGCCCCGGCAGTGACCGACCGCGCCCTGGCGGCCGGCTTCCTGATCAACGCGCCTCGCGCCAACCGGCTGCGGATCGCCCCGCCACTCATCATCACCCCCGCGGAGATCGACGCGTTTGTCGCCGTCCTCCCGACTCTCCTGGAAGGCTGCTGA